One window from the genome of Paraclostridium sordellii encodes:
- a CDS encoding FAD-dependent oxidoreductase — translation MNESYWMLSSKGLDFESLKEDLEVDTLIIGGGIVGLTTAYLLSKKGIETAIVETNKIGCGSSGRNTGKITSQHGIIYSKIRDKYGLDSAKLYYEGNEKAIDLIEEIIKDNKIECSFERLSSYIYADNENYIEELKEEFSTCDNLGIKCKYHDTLDIPFEVKGAIEFFNQAQFNPKKYLDGLTKVCLKLGVKIYEHTPIVDYEKENIYKVKTKDHKIISALNIVMASHFPWYDGLNFYFAKEKGERSYLLGGEYKEKIPRGMYLNVEENGITFKTYIGEGKKLIIAGGGDHKVGQCSNEEAIYEKLKTKLGEKFKVSEFKYKWSAQDYISFDNMPYIGYVNKREDNVYVATGFCKWGMSNGTLASIIIKDLMCYRKSDYENIFKPTRAGSLLTTQFVTENLNVGKEYIKGKFKVGDTDFNVDKGEGKVVNVDGKRCGAYRDSDGKLYIVDITCTHLGCELTFNSAEKTWDCPCHASRFDYRGNVIEGPALKNLNRYDDEKNDVNPKLI, via the coding sequence ATGAATGAATCATATTGGATGTTAAGTTCTAAAGGCTTAGATTTTGAAAGTTTAAAAGAAGATTTAGAGGTAGATACACTTATAATAGGTGGAGGGATAGTTGGACTTACTACAGCTTATTTATTATCTAAAAAGGGAATTGAAACAGCTATAGTAGAAACAAATAAAATAGGTTGTGGAAGTTCTGGAAGAAATACAGGTAAGATTACTTCACAACATGGAATAATTTATTCAAAGATAAGAGATAAGTATGGATTAGATAGTGCAAAATTATATTATGAAGGAAATGAAAAAGCTATAGACTTAATAGAAGAAATAATAAAAGACAATAAAATAGAATGTAGTTTTGAAAGGTTGTCTTCGTATATATATGCAGATAATGAAAATTATATAGAAGAGTTAAAAGAAGAATTTAGCACTTGTGATAACCTAGGTATAAAATGTAAGTACCACGACACATTAGATATTCCTTTTGAAGTAAAAGGAGCTATAGAATTTTTTAATCAAGCTCAATTTAATCCAAAAAAATATTTAGATGGATTAACTAAAGTATGCTTAAAATTAGGAGTGAAAATTTATGAACATACGCCTATTGTAGATTATGAAAAAGAAAATATTTACAAGGTAAAAACTAAGGATCATAAAATAATAAGTGCATTAAATATTGTTATGGCTTCACATTTTCCATGGTATGATGGGCTAAATTTTTACTTTGCAAAAGAAAAAGGTGAAAGATCTTATTTATTAGGTGGAGAGTACAAAGAAAAGATACCAAGAGGTATGTATTTAAATGTAGAAGAAAATGGAATTACATTTAAAACTTATATAGGAGAAGGTAAAAAATTAATTATAGCAGGTGGAGGAGACCACAAAGTTGGACAATGTAGCAATGAAGAAGCTATTTACGAAAAGTTAAAAACTAAACTAGGAGAAAAATTTAAGGTAAGTGAATTTAAATACAAATGGTCAGCTCAAGATTATATAAGCTTTGATAATATGCCATATATAGGTTATGTAAATAAAAGAGAAGATAATGTTTATGTAGCAACAGGATTTTGTAAGTGGGGAATGAGCAATGGAACATTAGCTTCTATTATAATAAAAGATTTAATGTGTTATAGGAAATCTGACTATGAAAATATATTTAAACCTACTAGAGCAGGAAGCTTATTAACTACACAGTTTGTAACAGAAAATTTAAATGTAGGTAAAGAGTATATAAAAGGAAAATTTAAAGTTGGAGATACAGATTTTAATGTAGATAAAGGAGAAGGAAAAGTAGTTAATGTAGATGGTAAAAGGTGTGGAGCTTATAGAGATAGTGATGGAAAGTTATATATAGTAGATATAACATGCACTCATTTAGGCTGTGAATTAACTTTTAACTCTGCTGAAAAAACATGGGACTGTCCATGTCATGCATCTAGATTTGATTATAGGGGAAATGTAATTGAAGGTCCTGCTCTTAAAAACTTAAATAGATACGATGATGAAAAAAATGATGTAAACCCTAAATTAATTTAA